From one Bacteroides eggerthii genomic stretch:
- a CDS encoding TlpA disulfide reductase family protein: MKKLTYLLAAAAVFTACNSGNNGYTVTGTIEGATDGDTVYLQTVEGRQLVKLDSAIIANGTFTFKGTQDTAANRYITYNPAGTEGMIMDFFLENGKINIKLNEKSSSATGTANNDIYQAIRIQLNELDSQMENIYASMADTALTDQQRESKSKEMDALQDKMMEVAKASISQNITNAVGVHLLKSNYYYLDVKELDPLVSQIPATYSNDATVIRIKENVEKMKATAVGKKFTDFEMQTPEGKTVKLSDYVGKGKTVLVDFWASWCGPCRREMPNLVEAYAKYKNKNFEIVGVSLDQSADSWKEAIKKLNITWPQMSDLKYWNCEGAKLYAVSSIPHTVLIDGDGIILARGLHGEELQEKLAEVLK, encoded by the coding sequence ATGAAAAAATTAACTTACCTGCTCGCTGCTGCTGCCGTATTCACAGCTTGTAACAGCGGAAACAATGGTTACACCGTAACCGGAACAATAGAAGGGGCAACTGATGGCGATACCGTTTATCTGCAAACCGTAGAAGGCCGCCAACTCGTAAAACTCGATTCCGCAATCATCGCCAACGGGACTTTCACTTTCAAGGGTACGCAGGACACTGCCGCCAACCGTTACATCACTTATAATCCTGCCGGAACGGAAGGTATGATAATGGACTTCTTCCTTGAAAACGGGAAAATCAATATCAAACTTAATGAAAAGAGTAGTTCCGCTACCGGTACTGCCAACAATGACATTTATCAGGCCATCAGAATCCAACTCAACGAGCTGGACAGCCAAATGGAAAACATCTATGCTTCCATGGCCGATACTGCCTTGACCGACCAGCAACGCGAAAGCAAAAGCAAAGAAATGGATGCCCTGCAAGACAAAATGATGGAAGTAGCCAAAGCCAGTATCAGCCAAAACATAACCAATGCAGTAGGCGTACATCTGCTGAAAAGCAACTACTATTATTTGGATGTAAAAGAACTTGATCCGCTGGTTTCGCAAATCCCTGCAACATACAGCAATGATGCAACCGTAATCCGCATCAAGGAGAATGTAGAAAAGATGAAGGCTACTGCCGTAGGCAAGAAGTTTACGGATTTTGAGATGCAGACTCCCGAAGGCAAGACCGTAAAACTGTCCGACTACGTAGGAAAGGGTAAGACTGTGCTCGTTGACTTCTGGGCAAGCTGGTGCGGTCCCTGCCGTCGCGAAATGCCGAATCTGGTAGAAGCATACGCCAAGTATAAGAATAAGAATTTCGAAATCGTAGGCGTTTCTTTGGACCAGAGTGCCGACTCTTGGAAAGAAGCTATCAAAAAGCTGAACATCACTTGGCCACAAATGTCCGACCTGAAATACTGGAACTGCGAAGGCGCCAAGCTGTATGCCGTAAGCAGTATTCCCCACACCGTACTGATTGACGGTGACGGAATTATCCTTGCACGCGGCCTGCATGGCGAAGAGCTACAAGAAAAGCTGGCTGAAGTTCTCAAATAA
- a CDS encoding 30S ribosomal protein S16 → MATKIRLQRHGRKSYAFYSIVIADVRAPRDGKFIEKIGTYNPNTNPATVDLKFDRALDWVLKGAQPTDTVRNILSREGVYMKKHLLGGVAKGAFGEAEAEAKFEAWKNNKQSGLAALKAKEDEAKKAEAKARLEAEKKVNEVKAKALAEKKAAEEAAKAAAEAPAEAEATEAPAEEAPATEAAAE, encoded by the coding sequence ATGGCAACAAAAATCAGATTGCAAAGACATGGACGTAAGAGCTACGCTTTCTACTCTATCGTAATTGCAGACGTAAGAGCACCACGTGATGGTAAATTTATTGAGAAGATTGGTACTTACAACCCTAACACCAATCCTGCCACAGTAGATTTGAAATTCGACCGCGCACTTGACTGGGTGCTGAAAGGTGCACAACCCACTGACACAGTTCGCAACATCCTTTCTCGTGAAGGCGTTTACATGAAGAAACACCTCCTCGGCGGTGTAGCTAAAGGCGCATTCGGCGAAGCAGAAGCAGAAGCTAAGTTCGAAGCTTGGAAGAACAACAAACAAAGCGGTTTGGCTGCTCTGAAAGCCAAAGAAGACGAAGCAAAGAAAGCTGAAGCTAAAGCACGCCTGGAAGCTGAAAAGAAAGTAAACGAAGTGAAAGCTAAAGCATTGGCCGAAAAGAAAGCCGCTGAAGAAGCTGCTAAGGCTGCCGCTGAAGCACCTGCTGAAGCAGAAGCTACTGAAGCTCCGGCTGAAGAGGCTCCCGCAACAGAAGCTGCTGCTGAATAA
- a CDS encoding Na+/H+ antiporter NhaC family protein: MSADTNISPKQKGGWWSLSPLAVFLCLYLITSLLVNDFYKVPITVAFLLSSCYAIAMTRGLKLEQRIYQFSVGAGNKNILLMIWIFVLAGAFAQSAKQMGAIDATVNLTLHILPDNLLLAGIFIAACFISLSIGTSVGTIVALTPVAVGLAEKTGIDLPYMVAVVVGGSFFGDNLSFISDTTIASTKTQDCVMRDKFKVNFMIVVPAALIVLGIYIFQGLSLSAAPQMQTIEWIKVIPYLIVLGTAVSGMNVMLVLLLGIFSTGIIGICTATSVFGATPAESMNVGTAFFDWFGAMGTGITGMGELIIITLLAGGMLETIRYNGGIDFIITRLTRHVTGKRGAELSIAALVSVANLCTANNTIAIITTGPIAKDIAKRFHLDRRKTASILDTFSCLIQGIIPYGAQMLIAAGLAGISPLSIIGNLYYPFCMGACAILAILIRYPKKYS; the protein is encoded by the coding sequence ATGTCTGCAGATACAAATATCTCTCCCAAACAAAAGGGCGGCTGGTGGTCACTGAGCCCGTTGGCTGTGTTTCTATGTCTATACCTCATCACATCACTGCTTGTAAACGATTTCTATAAAGTACCGATTACGGTAGCATTCCTGCTGTCATCCTGCTACGCCATTGCCATGACGCGAGGACTGAAGCTGGAACAACGCATCTACCAGTTTTCCGTTGGCGCCGGCAACAAGAATATACTGCTGATGATATGGATATTCGTCCTCGCTGGAGCATTCGCGCAAAGCGCCAAACAAATGGGCGCCATAGACGCTACGGTGAACCTGACTTTACATATTCTGCCAGACAACCTGTTGCTGGCGGGCATCTTCATTGCTGCCTGTTTCATCTCTCTGTCTATCGGCACAAGCGTGGGGACAATTGTCGCACTGACCCCGGTGGCGGTGGGGCTGGCAGAGAAAACCGGCATCGACCTACCCTATATGGTGGCTGTCGTAGTGGGCGGTTCTTTCTTCGGAGACAATCTTTCGTTCATTTCAGACACCACGATTGCATCTACCAAAACACAAGATTGTGTAATGAGAGATAAGTTCAAAGTGAATTTCATGATCGTAGTGCCGGCAGCACTTATCGTATTGGGCATCTACATATTCCAAGGACTGTCCCTTTCTGCCGCCCCGCAGATGCAAACGATTGAATGGATAAAGGTAATCCCCTACCTCATCGTGCTGGGTACGGCAGTATCCGGAATGAACGTAATGCTTGTGCTGCTGCTCGGCATCTTCTCGACCGGCATCATCGGTATTTGCACAGCAACGAGCGTCTTCGGTGCCACTCCTGCAGAAAGCATGAATGTAGGCACCGCCTTCTTCGACTGGTTTGGCGCCATGGGAACGGGCATCACCGGCATGGGCGAACTTATCATCATCACTTTACTGGCAGGCGGAATGTTGGAAACAATCCGCTACAACGGTGGAATAGATTTCATCATTACCCGCCTTACACGTCACGTCACAGGCAAGAGAGGTGCAGAACTCAGTATAGCCGCATTGGTGAGCGTTGCCAATCTTTGCACCGCCAACAACACCATTGCTATCATTACCACCGGACCTATCGCCAAAGACATAGCCAAACGCTTCCACCTGGACCGCCGGAAAACGGCAAGTATCCTGGATACGTTCTCCTGCCTCATTCAGGGCATCATCCCCTACGGCGCACAAATGCTGATAGCCGCGGGACTGGCAGGAATCTCACCGCTTAGCATCATAGGCAACCTCTACTATCCGTTCTGCATGGGAGCCTGCGCCATACTTGCCATATTAATAAGGTATCCGAAAAAATACTCGTAA
- a CDS encoding UxaA family hydrolase — translation METKYLKINTADNVAVAIVALPAGEKLIVDGKEIILNEDVPAGHKFALKDFTEGENVIKYGYPIGHTRTVKKQGDWINENNIQTNLAGLLEYTYNPTEVDLNIPHKDLTFKGYRRKNGDVGVRNEIWIVPTVGCVNGIVNQLAEGLRRETEGKGVDAIMAFPHNYGCSQLGDDHENTKKILRDMVLHPNAGAVLVVGLGCENNQPDIFREFLGDYDSDRVKFMVTQKVGDEYEEGMKLLRELYAKASKDERVDVPLSELRVGLKCGGSDGFSGITANPLLGMFSDFLIAQGGTSVLTEVPEMFGAETILMNRCRNKELFEETVKLINDFKEYFLSHGEPVGENPSPGNKAGGISTLEDKALGCTQKCGKSYVDGVLPYGERLKVKGLNLLSAPGNDLVAATALASCGCHMVLFTTGRGTPFGTYVPTMKISTNSALAKNKPGWIDFNAGVILENEPMEKTCERFIDYIIRVASGEFVNNEKKGYKEIAIFKTGVTL, via the coding sequence ATGGAAACAAAGTACCTGAAGATTAACACTGCCGATAATGTTGCGGTAGCTATCGTTGCACTACCGGCCGGTGAAAAACTCATAGTAGACGGCAAGGAAATTATCCTGAACGAGGATGTTCCTGCCGGACACAAGTTCGCCCTGAAAGATTTTACAGAAGGCGAAAATGTGATTAAATACGGCTATCCCATCGGACACACCCGCACTGTAAAGAAACAAGGAGACTGGATAAACGAAAACAACATCCAGACAAACCTTGCCGGCCTGTTGGAATATACATACAACCCTACCGAAGTAGACTTGAATATCCCACACAAAGACCTGACATTCAAAGGATACCGCCGCAAAAACGGTGACGTGGGAGTGCGCAATGAAATATGGATTGTCCCCACAGTGGGCTGCGTAAATGGTATCGTCAACCAACTGGCAGAAGGACTGCGCCGCGAGACAGAAGGCAAAGGCGTAGATGCAATCATGGCATTTCCACATAACTATGGCTGTTCGCAATTGGGTGATGACCACGAGAACACGAAAAAAATCCTGCGTGACATGGTGTTGCATCCCAATGCCGGCGCTGTACTTGTGGTAGGTTTGGGCTGTGAGAACAACCAGCCGGACATATTCCGGGAATTTCTGGGTGACTACGATTCAGATCGCGTGAAGTTCATGGTGACCCAGAAAGTGGGCGATGAATACGAAGAGGGAATGAAACTGCTGCGGGAACTCTATGCAAAAGCCAGCAAAGACGAACGCGTGGATGTACCTCTGAGCGAATTGCGCGTAGGTTTGAAATGTGGCGGCTCCGACGGTTTTTCCGGCATCACAGCCAATCCGTTGCTGGGAATGTTCTCCGATTTTCTTATCGCGCAGGGCGGCACAAGTGTACTGACGGAAGTACCCGAAATGTTCGGCGCGGAAACAATTCTGATGAACCGTTGCCGCAACAAAGAATTATTTGAAGAAACAGTGAAGCTGATTAATGATTTTAAAGAGTATTTCCTTTCACATGGCGAGCCGGTAGGCGAAAACCCGTCTCCGGGTAACAAAGCAGGCGGCATTTCCACATTGGAAGACAAAGCATTGGGATGCACCCAGAAGTGCGGCAAGAGCTATGTGGACGGTGTACTTCCTTATGGCGAACGCCTGAAGGTGAAAGGCTTGAACCTGCTTTCCGCACCGGGAAACGACTTGGTTGCAGCCACCGCCCTGGCATCATGTGGCTGCCACATGGTGTTGTTTACAACCGGACGTGGAACCCCCTTCGGAACCTACGTACCGACCATGAAGATCTCCACCAATTCCGCCCTTGCCAAAAACAAACCGGGTTGGATTGACTTCAACGCCGGCGTCATCCTCGAAAACGAACCGATGGAAAAGACTTGCGAACGGTTCATCGACTATATCATTCGCGTAGCAAGCGGCGAGTTCGTCAACAACGAAAAGAAAGGATATAAGGAAATTGCCATTTTCAAAACAGGAGTGACGTTGTAA
- a CDS encoding LacI family DNA-binding transcriptional regulator, with amino-acid sequence MNKPMNTPERIRIKDIAKMADVSVGTVDRVLHGRSGVSEASRKRVEEILEKLNYQPNMYASALASNKKYAFACLLPQHETGEYWTEVENGIHEALTTYSDFNITVRLSYYDPYDYRSFAHAAHDIIEQRPDGVLFAPTVPQYTTPFTNELEALHIPYIYIDSNIKEAPALSFFGQNSHQSGYFAARMLMLLAGDAQEIVIFRKINEGIVGSNQQERREVGFHEYMQKYHPSCRIWGLDLHAKRDGEDEQMLDDFFRSHPSVKNGITFNSKAYIIGEYLLKHQRTDFNLMGYDLLQRNVECLKQGSIFFLIAQQPTLQGFDGIKALCDHLILKKEIARENFMPIDLLTKENIEYYYNK; translated from the coding sequence ATGAACAAACCCATGAATACACCGGAAAGAATAAGAATTAAGGACATCGCCAAAATGGCCGATGTATCGGTGGGAACCGTAGACCGCGTTCTCCATGGACGTAGTGGAGTATCGGAAGCCAGTCGCAAACGAGTGGAAGAAATCTTGGAAAAGCTGAACTATCAGCCCAACATGTACGCCAGTGCATTGGCTTCCAACAAAAAATATGCATTTGCCTGCCTGCTGCCCCAACACGAAACGGGAGAATATTGGACGGAAGTGGAGAATGGTATACACGAAGCCTTGACAACTTATTCTGACTTCAATATCACCGTAAGACTGTCGTACTACGACCCGTATGACTATCGTTCGTTTGCACACGCAGCCCATGACATTATAGAACAGAGGCCCGACGGCGTGCTGTTCGCCCCTACCGTCCCGCAATACACCACGCCCTTCACCAATGAGCTTGAAGCACTGCATATACCTTATATATATATAGACTCTAACATAAAAGAAGCCCCCGCCCTCTCCTTCTTCGGACAGAATTCGCATCAAAGCGGATACTTTGCCGCACGCATGCTGATGCTGCTTGCCGGCGACGCACAGGAAATCGTTATCTTCCGAAAGATAAACGAAGGTATTGTCGGTTCCAACCAGCAGGAACGGCGAGAAGTCGGCTTCCACGAATACATGCAGAAATATCATCCCTCATGCCGTATCTGGGGACTGGACCTGCATGCCAAACGCGACGGTGAGGACGAGCAGATGCTGGATGATTTCTTCCGGTCTCACCCCAGTGTAAAGAATGGCATCACATTCAACTCCAAAGCATACATCATCGGGGAATATCTGCTGAAGCATCAAAGAACGGATTTCAACCTCATGGGATATGACCTGCTACAACGCAACGTGGAGTGCCTGAAACAGGGAAGCATCTTCTTCCTCATCGCCCAGCAACCCACCTTGCAAGGATTTGACGGCATCAAGGCCTTATGCGATCACCTGATCCTGAAAAAAGAAATCGCAAGAGAGAACTTTATGCCCATTGACCTGCTGACAAAAGAAAATATTGAATATTATTATAATAAATAG
- a CDS encoding sugar kinase, translating into MGKKVVTLGEIMLRLSTPGNTRFVQSDSFDVVYGGGEANVAVSCANYGHDAYFVTKLPKHEIGQSAVNALRKYGVKTDFIARGGDRVGIYYLETGASMRPSKVIYDRAHSSIAEADAADFDFDAIMEGADWFHWSGITPAISDKAAELTRLACEAAKRHGVTVSVDLNFRKKLWTKEKAQSIMKPLMQYVDVCIGNEEDAELCLGFKPDADVEGGKTDAEGYKGIFKAMATEFGFKYVISTLRESFSATHNGWKAMIYNGEEFYESKRYDINPIIDRVGGGDSFSGGIIHGLLTKPNQGAALEFAVAASALKHTINGDFNLVSVEEVEALAGGDASGRVQR; encoded by the coding sequence ATGGGAAAGAAAGTCGTTACATTAGGTGAGATTATGCTGAGACTGTCCACTCCGGGCAATACTCGTTTTGTGCAGTCAGATTCTTTTGATGTAGTGTATGGTGGCGGTGAAGCCAACGTTGCTGTCAGCTGTGCCAACTACGGTCATGATGCTTACTTTGTAACAAAATTGCCGAAACACGAAATCGGTCAGTCGGCAGTGAACGCTTTGCGCAAATACGGTGTGAAGACAGACTTCATTGCACGTGGCGGCGACCGCGTAGGTATCTACTATTTGGAAACAGGTGCTTCTATGCGTCCCAGCAAGGTGATCTACGACCGCGCCCACTCTTCAATAGCCGAAGCAGATGCAGCGGATTTTGATTTCGATGCTATCATGGAAGGTGCAGACTGGTTCCACTGGTCAGGTATCACTCCCGCTATTTCGGACAAAGCTGCCGAGTTGACTCGTCTGGCTTGCGAAGCTGCTAAGCGTCATGGCGTTACGGTATCCGTAGACCTTAACTTCCGTAAGAAACTTTGGACAAAAGAAAAAGCACAGTCCATTATGAAGCCGTTGATGCAATACGTAGACGTTTGTATCGGCAACGAAGAAGATGCGGAACTCTGTCTCGGCTTCAAACCTGATGCCGATGTAGAAGGCGGTAAGACAGATGCAGAGGGTTACAAAGGGATCTTCAAGGCAATGGCTACAGAATTCGGTTTTAAATATGTGATTTCTACACTGCGCGAATCATTCTCAGCAACGCACAACGGTTGGAAGGCAATGATTTATAACGGCGAAGAATTCTACGAATCAAAACGCTATGACATCAATCCTATTATCGACCGCGTAGGTGGTGGCGACTCTTTCTCAGGCGGTATCATTCATGGTCTGCTGACGAAGCCCAATCAAGGTGCTGCCCTCGAATTTGCGGTTGCGGCTTCTGCCTTGAAGCACACTATCAACGGTGACTTCAACTTGGTTTCTGTTGAAGAAGTAGAAGCACTGGCAGGCGGTGATGCAAGCGGCCGCGTTCAGCGCTAA
- a CDS encoding bifunctional 4-hydroxy-2-oxoglutarate aldolase/2-dehydro-3-deoxy-phosphogluconate aldolase — MAKFDKIAVLNKIGSTGMVPVFYHKDAEVAKKVVKACYEGGVRAFEFTNRGDFAHEVFAEVVKFAAKECPEMAIGVGSIVDPATAALYLQLGANFIVGPLFNPEIAKICNRRLVAYTPGCGSVSEVGFAQEVGCDLCKIFPGDVLGAKLVKGLLAPMPWSKLMVTGGVEPTQENLTSWIKAGVFCVGMGSKLFPGDKVAAEDWAYVTEKCKEALAYIAEARK; from the coding sequence ATGGCAAAGTTCGATAAAATAGCCGTATTGAACAAAATTGGTTCAACCGGTATGGTTCCTGTATTCTACCATAAAGATGCAGAAGTGGCAAAGAAAGTAGTGAAAGCCTGCTACGAAGGTGGTGTTCGCGCATTTGAGTTTACAAACCGCGGTGATTTCGCTCACGAAGTGTTTGCGGAAGTTGTGAAATTCGCTGCAAAAGAATGTCCTGAAATGGCTATCGGTGTAGGTTCTATCGTAGACCCTGCTACGGCAGCATTGTATCTGCAATTGGGCGCAAACTTCATTGTAGGTCCGTTGTTCAACCCCGAAATAGCCAAGATCTGTAACCGTCGTTTGGTGGCCTATACTCCGGGATGTGGAAGTGTTTCGGAAGTAGGTTTCGCACAGGAAGTAGGTTGTGATCTTTGCAAGATATTCCCCGGTGACGTGTTGGGTGCAAAACTCGTAAAAGGTCTGTTGGCTCCGATGCCTTGGTCTAAGTTGATGGTGACCGGCGGTGTAGAACCGACACAGGAAAATCTGACCTCTTGGATTAAGGCAGGTGTATTCTGCGTAGGTATGGGCTCCAAGCTCTTCCCGGGTGATAAGGTTGCTGCCGAAGACTGGGCTTACGTTACAGAAAAATGTAAAGAAGCTTTGGCTTACATTGCGGAAGCAAGAAAGTAA
- a CDS encoding glycosyltransferase, which translates to MEHLLYILDWFLYIIFAINVVYLLVYSLASLRRCKTLVTLSAVTHKRFVILIAAYREDTVILPTVHACLAQDYPCEKYDVVVVSDHMQPATNAALSSLPIKLLQVDFEKSTNTKSLKAALEYLDRDAYDVVLIIDADNIIMPSYLSEVNDAFAVAGVRVVQTHRIAKNLNTDMAYLDAVSEEINNSIFRLGHVNLGMSAALIGSGMAFEYRLFYDAMMSNTSVGGFDRVLEMKLLYKGVHFHYLPDTYVRDEKIQKTQHFYQQRRRWLSAQYYSFFEFANHLLPAIRDGKWDFCDKLYQQISFSRVLLLGFVFVMSVCTSIGLPVWCFKWWILFGTLLFALVVAIPRCYWTRRMFKVALLIPCSFFLMVVNLFRLKEANKRFIHTVHGVGK; encoded by the coding sequence TTGGAACATTTATTATACATCCTTGATTGGTTTCTATACATTATATTCGCAATAAATGTGGTGTATTTGTTGGTGTATAGTTTGGCCTCGTTACGTCGTTGTAAAACTTTGGTAACTCTATCGGCTGTAACTCATAAGCGTTTTGTAATACTGATCGCAGCTTATCGTGAAGATACGGTTATTTTGCCTACTGTGCATGCCTGTCTGGCGCAGGATTATCCCTGTGAAAAATATGATGTTGTGGTTGTTTCAGACCATATGCAACCTGCGACAAATGCAGCTTTGTCCTCACTTCCCATAAAATTGCTTCAAGTTGATTTTGAGAAAAGCACCAATACCAAATCCTTGAAAGCTGCCCTTGAATATTTGGATAGGGATGCTTACGACGTGGTATTGATAATAGATGCGGACAACATCATTATGCCTTCCTATCTGTCCGAGGTGAACGATGCTTTTGCCGTTGCTGGAGTACGGGTTGTACAGACGCATCGCATTGCCAAGAACCTGAATACTGACATGGCCTATTTGGATGCAGTCAGTGAAGAAATCAATAATTCCATATTCCGTTTGGGGCATGTCAACCTCGGTATGTCAGCTGCTTTGATAGGTTCGGGAATGGCTTTTGAATATCGCCTGTTTTATGATGCGATGATGAGTAATACCTCGGTGGGTGGTTTTGATCGTGTACTGGAAATGAAACTTCTTTATAAAGGTGTGCACTTCCACTATCTGCCTGATACTTACGTAAGGGATGAAAAGATACAAAAGACACAGCACTTTTATCAGCAGCGCCGCCGTTGGTTATCTGCTCAGTATTACAGTTTCTTTGAGTTTGCCAATCATTTATTGCCCGCTATTCGTGATGGTAAGTGGGACTTTTGTGATAAGCTTTACCAACAAATCTCCTTCTCCAGGGTGTTGTTGCTGGGGTTTGTATTTGTAATGTCAGTCTGTACATCTATTGGGCTTCCGGTTTGGTGTTTCAAGTGGTGGATTCTGTTTGGGACTTTATTATTTGCTTTGGTAGTAGCCATTCCACGTTGCTATTGGACACGACGTATGTTTAAGGTCGCTTTATTGATCCCATGTTCGTTTTTTCTTATGGTTGTCAACTTATTCCGTCTCAAAGAAGCAAATAAGCGGTTTATACATACTGTACATGGAGTAGGGAAGTAG
- a CDS encoding glycosyltransferase — MGHVLIIIDWFLYILFTINVLYLLVHSLASCKFSLPKTDKATKHKRFAILIPAYKEDAVIHECVHSCLQQDYPVDHFETIVISDRMQPETNASLAALPIRLVEVHFEKSTKSKSLNVGMAAIGDDFDIALVLDADNVIPSDYLSDINDLFANPDVEAVQTHRIAKNMNNDMALLDAVSEEINNTIFRLGHAKLGLSAALIGSGMAFRYDLFRDTMLNIKAVGGFDRELELTLLYQGKRFYYLPDTFVFDEKIQNTKDFSRQRRRWLSAQWHYCRTFVKYLGKALAAHNWDFCDKMFQQVSIPRLLLLGFTFFLAVLCTCYYWMWGLKWWVLFALLVAALLIAVPKRFYTRRLAVALLSLPYTFLLMAANIFKLRGANKNFIHTRHGVG, encoded by the coding sequence TTGGGACATGTATTGATAATAATAGATTGGTTTCTGTACATCCTTTTTACGATAAACGTATTGTACTTACTGGTGCATAGTCTGGCATCATGTAAATTTTCATTGCCCAAAACTGATAAAGCTACGAAGCATAAGCGTTTCGCCATCCTCATTCCCGCTTATAAAGAAGATGCTGTGATACACGAGTGTGTACATTCCTGCCTGCAACAGGATTACCCGGTCGACCATTTCGAGACGATAGTTATATCAGACCGTATGCAGCCTGAAACAAATGCTTCTCTGGCCGCTCTTCCTATCCGTTTGGTAGAGGTGCACTTCGAGAAAAGCACCAAATCTAAGTCTCTGAATGTTGGTATGGCTGCCATAGGTGATGATTTTGACATTGCATTGGTTCTTGATGCAGACAATGTTATTCCCAGTGATTATTTGAGCGACATTAATGATTTGTTTGCTAACCCTGATGTAGAAGCAGTACAGACGCATCGTATAGCTAAGAATATGAATAATGACATGGCGTTGCTCGATGCCGTCAGTGAGGAGATTAACAATACAATATTTCGTTTGGGACATGCCAAGCTCGGTTTGTCCGCTGCACTTATCGGTTCCGGTATGGCATTCCGTTACGATCTTTTTCGCGATACGATGTTGAATATTAAGGCAGTGGGAGGTTTTGATCGTGAGTTGGAATTGACTTTGCTTTATCAAGGCAAGCGTTTTTACTACCTGCCGGACACTTTCGTATTTGATGAAAAAATCCAGAATACGAAGGACTTCTCCCGTCAGCGCCGTCGTTGGCTTTCAGCACAGTGGCATTATTGCAGGACATTTGTAAAATACTTGGGAAAAGCGCTTGCCGCCCACAACTGGGATTTTTGCGATAAGATGTTTCAACAAGTTTCAATACCGCGTCTGCTCCTGTTGGGCTTTACGTTTTTTCTTGCTGTGCTCTGCACATGCTATTACTGGATGTGGGGGCTGAAGTGGTGGGTGCTTTTTGCCTTACTTGTCGCGGCTTTGCTGATAGCTGTCCCGAAGCGTTTCTATACCAGGCGCCTTGCCGTAGCGTTGTTGTCCCTGCCATATACGTTCTTGCTGATGGCAGCCAATATCTTCAAACTACGAGGAGCTAATAAGAATTTCATACACACAAGACATGGTGTCGGATAA